GCGACGACCTCGGAAGACTCACAGAGGCCGGCGATCCGGTCGACGCGACCGGGATCGCCGGGAATCAGCGCGATATCGTTGAGGTCGCCCTCCTCTACCAGCAGATGTGGCTGTTTCGCCATACGCGCGAGTCTCGGGGGCCGGACAAAAGCCGTGCGGTCCTCAGCCCCCGACCGCGAACAACAGCAGGTTGTGGACGCCGGGACCGAACCCGACGGCGGCGATCAGCGCGAGCAACAGAAAGCCCTCGTTCGGTTCGTCCTCGACGTACTCGGCCATGAGCCAGACAATCACGCAGGCCAATGCGAGTTTTACGAGGACGAACAGCCACCCGACGCCGATGGTTTCGGCGGTGGGAAGTCCCTCGGCGACCCCCATGATTGCCCGCGGCAGGGGCGAGCGTTCGGTGACCTCGAGTACGTCGATTCCCACGGCCGTCGAGATCCCGTCAAGGGCGTGTGCGAGGACGACCAGCGCGCCGGCCACACCGGTCGTCGCCGCGACGCCCGGGAGCGCACGCCGAAACAGCCCCCACGTCCCCGCCGCGAGGACGATCGAGAGCACGAGCGCGACGAGCGGCCAGTAGGGTGTGATCGTTCCGCGCCCGTAGCCGACGCCGAAGGCTGCCCCGACCGCCAACAGCGCCGCGAGCGTGCCCGCGAGTGCGAGGAACCGGTCGTCCGTGACCGTCCAGATCGCCCCCGCGAGGACGAACGTGCTGACGTAGACGCTCGGGGTCCCCAGCAAGGGCGCGAAGGCGGGGGGAACGGCCTCGATCACTTCGAGGACGTGACACGCCGCACCGGCGACCATCCACGGGACGAACGCCAGCACCGTCGCCTCCCGGACGGGTGGTCGCCGCCGCCACAGCGCCGTCGCGACCGCCGCCGCCGCCACGAGCAAGACGAGGAGATATGAGAGCGGGGGCAACGAAAAGCCGTCGGGCAGGACCATACGCGGACCTCTCGGCGTGAAACGGAAAGCATTGCGATACGATTCCCCGTGGTATTTAGTCCCTCGCCACCATCCACCGCTGATGGAACGAACGGAGTTCGCTGCGGCCATCGATCACACCGTCCTCGGGCCGGAGACGACCCGCGAGGACGTCCGGGGAACCGTCGAGGAGGCCGCCGAATACGGGATGAACGCCTGTATTCCGCCGTGTTACGTCGAGGACGCCGCCGAGTACGGCGAGGTCACGCTCGTGACCGTCGTCGGGTTCCCCCACGGCCAGAACTCGCCCGGGGCGAAGCGAAAGGAGGCCGTCGAGGCCTGGAAGGCGGGCGCGGACGAACTCGACGTGGTCTGTAATCGGGGACGGCTCCTGGGCGGGGAGGACGAACGGTTCCACGACGAGCTCGCCGAGATCGTCGCCGCGGTGCCGGTCCCGGTGAAGGTGATCGTCGAAGCCAGCGAACTCGACGAGGCCGAACTCAGGCGGGCGGCCGAACTTGCCGTCGAGGCCGACGCCGCCATGCTCAAGACCTCGACCGGGTTCGCCGAGGGCGGGGCGAGCGTCGAGGCCGTCGAAATCCTCGCGGAGTACCTCCCTGTGAAAGCAAGCGGCGGGATCGGCGACTACGAGACCGCACGGACGATGCTTGCGGCCGGTGCCGAGCGGATCGGCGCCTCCTCGGG
The DNA window shown above is from Halalkalicoccus jeotgali B3 and carries:
- the deoC gene encoding deoxyribose-phosphate aldolase; translated protein: MERTEFAAAIDHTVLGPETTREDVRGTVEEAAEYGMNACIPPCYVEDAAEYGEVTLVTVVGFPHGQNSPGAKRKEAVEAWKAGADELDVVCNRGRLLGGEDERFHDELAEIVAAVPVPVKVIVEASELDEAELRRAAELAVEADAAMLKTSTGFAEGGASVEAVEILAEYLPVKASGGIGDYETARTMLAAGAERIGASSGVALVEGFDG
- a CDS encoding DUF63 family protein, with the translated sequence MVLPDGFSLPPLSYLLVLLVAAAAVATALWRRRPPVREATVLAFVPWMVAGAACHVLEVIEAVPPAFAPLLGTPSVYVSTFVLAGAIWTVTDDRFLALAGTLAALLAVGAAFGVGYGRGTITPYWPLVALVLSIVLAAGTWGLFRRALPGVAATTGVAGALVVLAHALDGISTAVGIDVLEVTERSPLPRAIMGVAEGLPTAETIGVGWLFVLVKLALACVIVWLMAEYVEDEPNEGFLLLALIAAVGFGPGVHNLLLFAVGG